In Thiospirochaeta perfilievii, a single window of DNA contains:
- a CDS encoding chemotaxis protein CheX has product MYSKINESFIEVTKNIFQKLFSTEIMEEEIYTVDNKNHKWDISGVVGVVGDYEGVVSIRLLQTSASKLLEKSRVDSPEISVRWNLINDMIGEVVNNITGNVLSKISKNEFTHSVPITIQGENHILQWPKEAPILAIPFKMDYGVFEVQYSLVENK; this is encoded by the coding sequence ATGTATAGCAAAATAAACGAGAGTTTTATAGAAGTTACAAAAAATATATTTCAGAAATTATTTAGTACAGAAATTATGGAAGAAGAGATATATACTGTTGATAATAAAAACCACAAGTGGGATATTTCTGGAGTAGTAGGAGTTGTTGGAGACTACGAAGGTGTTGTTTCAATAAGACTACTTCAAACATCAGCATCAAAGCTTCTTGAGAAATCAAGAGTAGATAGTCCGGAGATTTCAGTTCGATGGAATTTAATAAATGATATGATTGGAGAAGTAGTTAATAATATAACTGGAAATGTATTAAGTAAAATCTCTAAAAATGAGTTTACTCACTCGGTTCCAATAACAATTCAAGGTGAAAATCATATTTTACAATGGCCAAAAGAGGCTCCTATATTAGCTATTCCATTTAAGATGGATTATGGCGTTTTTGAAGTACAATATAGTTTAGTTGAAAATAAATAA
- a CDS encoding ABC transporter substrate-binding protein produces the protein MKKFITLITLLFTVFMFSCKEESTNLKIGISKIVAHPALDAIEQGIIDTIKKDFPNAEFDLQNANGDMGTATQIANKFKMDKVDLAIGIATPTAMALVGVLEDIPVVYSAVTDPVSAGIVSSLDKGEIGVAGVSDMTPVASQIELLNKITPIKRLGHIYNSGEANGVSLKDMAKKYCEERGIEFVEAVVTNTSEVKQAALSIMGKVDGLYLSNDNTIFAALPAILELANENRVPVMTADPQSALDGDVFAAMGFDQYKLGVASGKVAVEVLNGKDTTDMPTVFLTNTSDLNFILNLDVAKKIGITIPKNIIELATTVIGE, from the coding sequence ATGAAAAAATTTATAACACTGATAACCTTATTATTTACTGTTTTTATGTTTAGCTGTAAAGAAGAGTCAACTAACTTAAAAATAGGTATATCAAAGATTGTAGCTCACCCAGCTTTAGATGCTATTGAACAGGGAATAATTGATACAATAAAAAAGGATTTTCCAAACGCAGAGTTTGACCTTCAAAATGCCAACGGGGATATGGGGACAGCAACTCAAATAGCTAACAAATTTAAGATGGATAAGGTAGACCTTGCAATAGGTATTGCTACTCCAACCGCAATGGCCTTAGTTGGAGTTTTAGAGGATATTCCTGTTGTTTATTCAGCTGTAACAGACCCTGTATCAGCAGGTATCGTAAGCTCATTAGATAAAGGAGAGATAGGTGTTGCCGGTGTCTCTGACATGACTCCTGTAGCTTCACAGATAGAACTTTTAAATAAAATTACTCCAATAAAAAGATTAGGACATATATACAACTCCGGAGAGGCAAATGGTGTTTCCCTAAAAGATATGGCAAAAAAATATTGTGAAGAGAGAGGTATTGAGTTTGTAGAAGCTGTTGTTACAAATACATCAGAAGTTAAACAAGCGGCCCTATCTATTATGGGTAAAGTAGATGGACTATACCTAAGTAATGACAATACAATTTTTGCAGCACTACCTGCAATTTTAGAGTTAGCAAATGAGAATAGAGTTCCTGTTATGACAGCAGATCCCCAGTCAGCACTAGATGGCGATGTATTTGCGGCTATGGGTTTTGATCAATACAAACTTGGTGTTGCCTCAGGTAAAGTTGCAGTTGAAGTACTTAATGGTAAAGATACAACAGATATGCCAACAGTATTTTTAACTAATACATCGGACTTAAATTTTATTTTAAACCTAGATGTTGCAAAAAAAATAGGTATTACTATTCCTAAAAATATTATAGAATTAGCAACTACAGTTATAGGAGAGTAA
- a CDS encoding Bax inhibitor-1/YccA family protein, translating into MNEKYTYGFESSAVNESSVIKNIFLWMAAGLALTGFVANGLYTSGLVVQVIRSGMMFPLLIGEIALVFIISRNIMKFKATTGILLFLLYSAINGVTLSSIFLAYTYSSIANTFFITAALFGTMALYGSTTKKDLTKMGTYLFMGLIGVVIATLVNFFIRSSGLNYIISIAGVVLFTGLTAYDVQKFTKISREIGSEGGDMAMKVSIIGALNLYLDFINLFLFLLRFLGRRR; encoded by the coding sequence ATGAATGAAAAATATACATATGGATTTGAGAGTTCTGCAGTTAATGAATCTAGTGTTATAAAAAATATTTTTTTATGGATGGCTGCTGGTTTAGCATTAACCGGTTTTGTTGCCAATGGTTTATATACAAGTGGTCTAGTAGTACAAGTTATTAGAAGCGGAATGATGTTTCCCCTATTAATAGGTGAAATTGCCCTTGTTTTTATTATAAGTAGAAATATTATGAAGTTTAAAGCAACCACAGGTATTTTACTTTTTTTATTATACTCAGCAATTAATGGTGTAACCCTAAGTTCTATATTTTTAGCATATACCTACTCATCAATCGCAAATACGTTTTTTATAACTGCAGCTCTATTTGGAACAATGGCTCTTTATGGATCTACTACAAAAAAAGATCTAACAAAAATGGGGACATACTTGTTTATGGGACTAATTGGAGTTGTAATAGCAACTCTTGTAAACTTTTTTATAAGAAGCAGTGGTTTAAACTATATAATTTCCATAGCAGGTGTAGTTTTATTTACCGGATTAACAGCTTATGATGTACAAAAATTCACAAAAATAAGCCGTGAAATAGGTTCTGAAGGTGGAGATATGGCTATGAAAGTATCAATTATTGGTGCATTAAACCTGTATTTAGATTTTATTAATCTATTTTTATTTCTACTTAGATTTTTAGGTAGGAGAAGATAG
- a CDS encoding ABC transporter ATP-binding protein: MVKLTDLNKVFFKDTVNENHVLKGINLEIKKGDFITIIGSNGAGKSTLFNLISGNLECSSGTVHLKNKDITKIKEHKRAKYIGRIFQNPLLGTAGNMSLEDNMIITGSKGFKGLKISLNNKKREQFKTVLRELDMGLEYRLKDNVGLLSGGQRQALTLLMMVLSRPELVLLDEHTAALDPRNAEKVLNLTDNLFKKYDLTGMMITHNMEHAIKYGNRLLMMDKGEIILDVSGKEKDELTVNSLVQKFHDIRSENYINDETLLS, encoded by the coding sequence ATGGTTAAACTAACAGATTTAAATAAGGTATTTTTTAAAGATACTGTCAATGAAAACCATGTATTAAAGGGTATCAATCTAGAGATAAAAAAAGGTGACTTTATAACTATAATTGGTAGTAATGGTGCTGGGAAATCGACTCTTTTTAATCTAATTTCTGGGAATTTAGAGTGTTCTAGTGGAACAGTACATCTAAAGAACAAGGATATTACAAAAATAAAGGAACATAAAAGAGCTAAGTATATAGGTAGAATATTCCAAAATCCACTACTTGGTACAGCTGGTAATATGAGCCTGGAAGACAACATGATAATAACTGGTTCAAAGGGCTTTAAAGGGCTTAAAATATCCTTAAACAACAAAAAAAGAGAACAATTTAAGACTGTACTTAGAGAACTAGATATGGGCCTTGAATATCGATTAAAGGATAATGTAGGGCTTTTATCTGGAGGTCAAAGACAGGCTCTTACTCTACTTATGATGGTTTTAAGCAGACCTGAACTTGTGTTACTAGATGAACATACCGCTGCACTTGATCCAAGAAATGCTGAAAAGGTTTTAAACCTTACAGATAATCTATTTAAAAAGTACGATCTAACAGGTATGATGATAACCCATAATATGGAACACGCTATTAAATATGGAAATCGTCTATTAATGATGGATAAGGGAGAGATTATACTAGATGTTTCCGGTAAAGAGAAGGATGAGTTAACAGTTAATTCCTTGGTTCAAAAGTTCCATGATATAAGATCTGAAAATTACATAAATGACGAGACACTTTTAAGCTAA
- a CDS encoding VIT1/CCC1 transporter family protein, producing the protein MKTYTDKFHLQGGELIRQITFGMNDGVVSIFALLAGLAGAGQDSKTILITLIAATIAGALSMAAGEFISSKSEADYFNHEVEQESLEIELCPDIEKEELRKIYQAKGFTGKLLDDVVNELVKNKEQWVREMVIDELGVTELDHSVELKSSIIIFIAFIMGACFPTLPYLLLVKLDLDSMLLFKISTSVTVGGLFLAGALKRFVTGVNWIKSGLEMLAVGFFAFSVAYVIGIFIPY; encoded by the coding sequence TTGAAGACATATACAGATAAGTTCCATCTTCAAGGTGGAGAACTAATAAGACAAATTACATTTGGAATGAATGATGGAGTAGTAAGTATTTTTGCCCTACTTGCAGGACTTGCAGGGGCGGGGCAGGATTCAAAAACAATACTAATTACACTTATTGCCGCTACAATAGCAGGGGCCCTTAGTATGGCTGCTGGAGAGTTTATTAGTAGTAAAAGTGAAGCAGACTATTTTAATCATGAGGTAGAACAAGAGAGTCTGGAGATAGAATTATGTCCTGATATCGAGAAAGAAGAGCTAAGAAAAATCTATCAAGCTAAGGGTTTTACAGGAAAACTATTAGATGATGTAGTTAATGAGCTAGTTAAAAATAAAGAACAATGGGTTCGAGAGATGGTTATTGACGAGTTAGGTGTCACAGAACTTGATCATAGTGTTGAACTTAAATCATCGATTATCATCTTTATAGCTTTTATTATGGGAGCATGTTTCCCAACACTACCATACCTTCTACTTGTAAAATTAGATCTAGACAGTATGTTGTTATTTAAAATTTCAACTAGTGTAACAGTTGGTGGCCTCTTTTTAGCTGGAGCATTAAAAAGATTTGTTACAGGTGTTAACTGGATAAAGTCAGGTTTAGAGATGTTAGCAGTTGGTTTTTTTGCCTTCTCTGTAGCCTATGTTATTGGGATATTTATACCCTATTAA
- a CDS encoding M18 family aminopeptidase, with protein sequence MVKESSELAHDLVNFIDNSPVSFFASKQIKDELLNSGYTQLFEGDRWSLKLKGKFFIERNLSSIIAFEIGEDYPWESGFKLVGAHTDSPLLMIKNDSLNISAGCVRINVEAYGGGINSTWLDRELSIAGRVTVKEGSGFITQLVDFKRPIAIIPNLAIHLNRDVNKGFEYNKQNHLSALLTTDITDDKITLKDVLSKEFNINKDDILDMNLFLYDNQPGSVNGLSNDFISVGKLDNLAMCHSILCGLKESKSNISTKVGVFFDNEEVGSRTMQGADSNFLSSTLDRIVYSLGGSFEDNLRSRYNSFLISADGAHAQHPNFSEKHDSFYAPKLNCGPVLKISSNFRYATTANSSSMFISMCEKNDIPYQKMVNRSDIPSGSTIGPMSSANLGIETVDIGNPMLAMHSIRETCGVLDHYYMTKLLTEFYSS encoded by the coding sequence GTGGTAAAAGAGTCTTCAGAATTAGCCCATGATCTTGTTAACTTTATAGATAACTCTCCAGTATCATTTTTTGCATCAAAACAGATTAAAGACGAACTTCTAAATAGTGGTTATACGCAACTCTTTGAGGGAGATAGATGGAGTTTGAAGCTTAAAGGAAAGTTTTTTATAGAGAGAAACTTAAGCTCTATAATCGCATTTGAAATAGGGGAGGATTATCCTTGGGAATCAGGTTTTAAATTAGTAGGTGCCCATACAGATAGCCCACTACTAATGATTAAAAATGACTCTTTAAATATATCAGCAGGATGTGTACGAATTAATGTTGAGGCCTATGGTGGAGGTATTAATAGTACTTGGTTAGATAGAGAGTTATCAATAGCAGGTAGAGTTACAGTTAAAGAGGGAAGTGGTTTTATTACTCAACTTGTAGATTTTAAAAGACCAATTGCTATAATTCCAAACCTTGCAATACACCTAAATAGGGATGTTAATAAGGGGTTTGAGTATAATAAACAGAACCATTTATCTGCTCTTTTAACTACAGATATCACCGATGATAAAATTACTTTAAAGGATGTTCTTTCTAAGGAATTTAACATTAATAAAGATGATATCTTAGATATGAACCTTTTTTTATATGATAATCAACCAGGGTCTGTTAATGGTTTGTCTAATGATTTTATCTCCGTAGGGAAACTTGATAATTTAGCAATGTGTCACTCAATTCTATGTGGATTAAAAGAGTCTAAAAGTAACATAAGTACAAAGGTTGGTGTGTTTTTTGATAATGAAGAGGTTGGAAGTAGAACCATGCAAGGGGCTGACTCAAACTTTTTATCATCTACACTAGATCGTATAGTATACTCTTTAGGTGGTTCATTTGAAGACAATTTAAGATCTAGATATAATAGTTTTTTAATAAGTGCAGATGGAGCCCATGCTCAACACCCTAACTTTAGTGAGAAACATGACTCTTTTTATGCACCAAAACTAAATTGTGGCCCAGTATTGAAAATCAGTTCAAATTTTAGATATGCAACAACAGCAAATAGTAGCTCTATGTTTATCTCTATGTGTGAAAAAAACGATATCCCTTATCAAAAAATGGTTAATAGGTCAGATATCCCATCAGGAAGTACTATAGGCCCTATGTCCTCGGCTAATCTTGGTATAGAAACCGTTGATATTGGAAACCCTATGTTAGCTATGCACAGTATAAGAGAGACTTGTGGGGTGTTAGATCACTATTATATGACTAAACTATTAACTGAATTTTATAGTAGTTGA
- a CDS encoding ABC transporter permease: MLEGIFVEGLIYGLLALGVFITFRVLDFPDLTVDGSFPLGAAVMAKSLLTGIPLPIAFLLAFISGGLAGLTTALIHNKLKVPSLLASILTMIMLYSINMRIMKAPFISLNRVPTLLTKFVELNKNFIDNRSISYLILFLIIIIITILLLNQFFHTDMGLTLGALGDNEQMIINQGMNPEHLKIIGLSLSNGLVAIAGGFIAQYQKFADINMGIGVVIIGLASVMIGELILKSNKILILLLRVVIGATIYRGILFLSRPLLVYPTDHKLFTGILIIVILTVTKFRKKGAENG, from the coding sequence ATGTTAGAGGGAATTTTTGTTGAAGGATTAATTTACGGACTTTTAGCATTAGGTGTATTTATTACATTTAGAGTACTTGACTTTCCAGACCTTACAGTTGATGGGTCATTTCCACTAGGTGCTGCAGTAATGGCAAAGTCCCTTCTTACAGGAATCCCTCTACCAATAGCATTTTTATTAGCATTTATATCCGGGGGGTTAGCAGGTTTAACTACAGCTTTAATACATAATAAGTTAAAAGTCCCTAGCCTTTTAGCAAGTATTTTAACAATGATAATGCTCTACTCAATTAATATGCGAATAATGAAGGCTCCATTTATATCCTTAAATAGAGTACCTACACTTTTAACTAAATTTGTAGAACTAAATAAAAATTTTATAGACAATCGATCTATATCATATTTAATACTTTTCTTAATAATTATAATAATAACAATACTGCTACTTAATCAGTTTTTTCACACTGATATGGGGTTAACCCTAGGAGCCCTTGGGGATAATGAGCAGATGATAATAAACCAAGGAATGAACCCAGAACATCTTAAGATTATCGGTCTATCCCTATCTAATGGGTTAGTAGCCATTGCAGGGGGATTTATAGCTCAATACCAGAAGTTTGCCGATATAAATATGGGAATTGGTGTTGTAATAATTGGTCTTGCATCAGTAATGATCGGGGAATTAATTTTAAAGAGTAACAAGATTTTAATACTTCTTTTAAGGGTAGTTATTGGAGCTACTATTTATAGAGGAATACTATTTTTATCAAGACCACTATTAGTCTACCCAACTGACCATAAACTCTTTACTGGCATTCTAATTATAGTGATTCTAACTGTGACAAAGTTTAGAAAAAAAGGAGCGGAGAATGGTTAA
- a CDS encoding phospho-sugar mutase — protein sequence MDIKDKALEYLVLEKHSFFKSEVQELLDTNNEDELKERFYKDLSFGTGGLRGVIGGGYNRMNPFTVKKATQGLANYVVKSVEGEKSAVIAYDSRNYSDLFSLEAALVLCANGIKTYLFTSLRATPELSYAVRALKTTTGIVVTASHNPSEYNGYKVYWDDGAQVTPPHDTGIIEEVNKVTTDIKTITKEDAIKQGLLIMIDKEIDEPYFEMVQNESLRPELIKEKAKDLKVVFTPLHGTGTFAIETLFNRLGLPITTVKEQRDPDGNFPTVPFPNPEEASAMALALDLAKKERANLVIGTDPDADRIGIAVPDGDDYVLITGNQLGALLADYIFRTKKELGTLPNNPAFINTIVTSNLQVKVAESYGATCFKVLTGFKYIGAKMKEFEESGSFNYVFGGEESYGFLIETSVRDKDALSAATMAAEMALWNLNRGKTVLEHLNEIYEKFGYYKETLISKYFKGISGAQIMDDLMTLLRNQTPKELGGIKVKSFIDLKNSTTKNMDTGEVKKDIDLPSSNVLQFILEEGSIVTARPSGTEPKIKFYASCCSESGLDLNSAKSVVDAKVKAIENTLQKYLK from the coding sequence ATGGACATTAAAGATAAAGCTTTGGAGTATTTAGTATTAGAAAAACACTCTTTTTTTAAATCTGAAGTACAGGAGTTATTAGATACCAATAATGAAGATGAGTTAAAAGAGAGATTTTATAAGGATTTATCCTTTGGTACTGGTGGTTTACGTGGAGTAATAGGTGGTGGATATAATAGAATGAATCCATTTACTGTAAAAAAAGCTACCCAGGGTTTAGCAAATTATGTTGTAAAAAGTGTAGAGGGAGAGAAGAGTGCTGTTATAGCCTATGACTCTAGAAACTACTCTGATCTTTTTAGTCTAGAAGCGGCTCTTGTTTTATGTGCAAATGGAATAAAAACCTATCTTTTTACATCTTTAAGAGCAACTCCAGAGCTGTCGTATGCTGTTAGAGCTTTAAAGACAACTACAGGGATTGTGGTAACAGCAAGTCATAATCCTTCAGAGTATAATGGGTATAAAGTATATTGGGACGATGGTGCCCAAGTTACCCCTCCCCATGATACAGGAATCATTGAAGAAGTTAACAAGGTTACAACTGATATAAAAACAATTACAAAAGAAGATGCTATTAAACAGGGTCTATTAATAATGATCGATAAAGAGATTGATGAACCATACTTTGAAATGGTACAAAATGAGTCTTTAAGACCAGAGTTAATAAAAGAGAAGGCTAAGGATCTTAAAGTTGTTTTTACACCTCTGCATGGTACAGGAACATTTGCAATTGAAACACTATTTAATAGATTAGGCCTACCAATAACAACAGTTAAGGAACAAAGAGATCCAGATGGAAATTTTCCAACAGTTCCATTTCCTAACCCTGAAGAAGCATCAGCTATGGCTTTAGCCCTAGATTTAGCTAAGAAAGAGAGAGCAAACCTTGTAATAGGAACAGACCCTGATGCAGATAGAATTGGTATCGCAGTACCAGATGGGGATGATTATGTATTAATTACAGGAAATCAGTTAGGAGCTCTATTAGCAGATTACATTTTTAGAACCAAAAAAGAGTTAGGAACTCTTCCTAACAACCCAGCATTTATAAATACTATTGTTACCTCTAATCTACAAGTAAAAGTAGCAGAGAGTTACGGTGCTACTTGTTTTAAAGTTTTAACAGGCTTTAAATATATTGGAGCTAAAATGAAAGAGTTTGAAGAGAGTGGTAGCTTTAACTATGTCTTTGGTGGAGAAGAGAGTTATGGTTTTCTTATTGAAACATCTGTTCGGGATAAGGATGCATTATCTGCCGCAACTATGGCTGCAGAAATGGCACTTTGGAACTTAAATAGAGGCAAAACCGTACTAGAACATCTAAATGAAATTTATGAAAAATTTGGATATTACAAAGAGACTCTAATTTCTAAATACTTTAAAGGGATTTCAGGGGCTCAAATAATGGATGATTTGATGACTCTATTACGAAACCAGACACCTAAGGAGTTAGGTGGAATTAAAGTTAAATCATTTATTGATCTAAAAAATAGTACAACAAAGAATATGGATACAGGTGAGGTTAAAAAAGATATAGATCTACCTTCATCTAATGTTTTACAGTTTATTTTAGAAGAGGGTAGCATTGTTACTGCAAGACCTTCAGGTACAGAGCCTAAAATTAAGTTTTATGCATCATGCTGCTCAGAGAGTGGATTAGATTTAAATAGCGCAAAATCTGTTGTTGATGCTAAAGTAAAGGCCATTGAAAATACACTACAAAAATATTTAAAATAA
- a CDS encoding SulP family inorganic anion transporter, whose product MIKTKLLSDYKTEILSGLTVSLALVPEAIAFAFVADLDPLVGLYAAFIIGLITSIFGGRPGMISGATGALAVVMAELFLEHPSAKDYLFIMVIIMGCFQILFGLLKLGKLVRLIPEPVMFGFVNGLAIVIFKAQFSSFKIKETGEFLPKEQLIIMGALIIIVMLIIQILPKLTRAVPPALAAIVVTTLIVIFFKLDTKTVGDVASVSGGFPIPHLPKIPNNMEMWGLITKTALVLASVGLIESLMTLTLIDERTKTRGKSNKESIAQGLANVITGLFGGMGGCAMIGQSMINIESGGRKRASGISASLFLLSFIIFGSSIIEQIPVASLVGVMFMVVIGTFEWETFNVLKKIPKSDALVILVVTIVTVLTDLAVAVFVGIIISALVFAWESAKKIGVKSFIREDGALEYDLHGAIFFASTTAFKRLFDFSVKEDEIYIDFKNARVFDHSAIESINWLTEEYKSIGKKLHLLHLSYDCVKLLKNAAGMIEVNVVEDPEYKVSDDELA is encoded by the coding sequence ATGATTAAAACAAAACTTTTAAGTGATTATAAAACAGAAATATTATCTGGTCTAACAGTATCATTAGCACTTGTTCCGGAAGCTATCGCTTTTGCATTTGTTGCAGATTTAGATCCTTTAGTTGGTCTATATGCTGCTTTTATAATTGGATTAATTACATCAATTTTTGGTGGACGACCTGGAATGATCTCTGGAGCAACAGGGGCCCTTGCAGTTGTAATGGCTGAACTCTTTTTAGAACATCCTAGTGCTAAAGATTATCTTTTTATAATGGTTATTATAATGGGATGTTTTCAAATTCTTTTTGGATTATTAAAATTAGGGAAATTAGTAAGACTAATACCTGAGCCTGTTATGTTTGGTTTTGTAAATGGTTTAGCGATTGTAATATTTAAGGCACAATTTAGTTCCTTTAAAATCAAAGAGACAGGAGAGTTTCTACCTAAGGAGCAACTAATTATAATGGGGGCTCTTATTATTATAGTTATGTTAATAATTCAAATTCTTCCTAAACTAACCAGGGCAGTCCCACCAGCTCTAGCTGCAATAGTTGTTACAACTCTTATTGTAATATTTTTTAAATTAGATACAAAAACTGTTGGTGATGTGGCCTCTGTTTCAGGTGGATTCCCTATTCCTCATCTACCCAAAATTCCAAATAATATGGAAATGTGGGGATTAATAACTAAAACAGCCCTAGTATTAGCATCTGTTGGTCTAATTGAGTCTCTTATGACACTTACTTTAATTGATGAAAGAACAAAAACTAGAGGTAAGAGTAATAAAGAGTCTATAGCACAGGGTTTAGCTAATGTTATAACGGGTCTATTTGGCGGAATGGGTGGTTGCGCTATGATTGGACAAAGCATGATAAATATAGAGTCTGGTGGTAGAAAAAGAGCTTCTGGTATATCGGCTTCCCTATTTTTATTAAGTTTTATAATTTTTGGATCATCTATTATTGAGCAGATACCTGTAGCGTCCCTAGTTGGTGTAATGTTTATGGTTGTTATTGGAACATTTGAATGGGAGACTTTTAATGTATTAAAAAAAATACCAAAATCCGATGCTCTAGTAATTCTTGTTGTGACTATTGTTACAGTTCTTACCGACCTTGCCGTGGCTGTTTTTGTAGGGATAATAATTTCTGCATTGGTTTTTGCATGGGAAAGTGCTAAAAAAATTGGAGTTAAATCCTTTATAAGAGAAGATGGAGCCTTAGAATATGATCTACATGGAGCTATATTTTTTGCATCTACAACTGCTTTTAAAAGACTGTTTGATTTTAGTGTAAAGGAAGATGAAATTTATATAGATTTTAAAAATGCTAGGGTTTTTGATCACTCTGCGATTGAGTCTATAAACTGGTTAACTGAAGAGTATAAAAGTATAGGCAAAAAGCTTCACCTACTACACTTATCCTATGACTGTGTTAAGCTTTTAAAGAATGCAGCAGGAATGATAGAGGTTAATGTTGTTGAAGATCCTGAGTATAAGGTTTCTGATGACGAATTAGCATAA
- a CDS encoding rubrerythrin family protein, with protein MNSVKEALRTLIKGENDAVALYKQFFEQAKKENLHNIALLFEALVMAEKIHIKNHFSALDEEFIPEKSKNQSIGTTLENLNTALTGEVRENKELYPRLIKSIKKDINTQYGKVAKLSMMWAKNVEKEHAKLLKKAFKSLKKGNDIKLHSISICQVCGNIVVNKNSQKVCDVCGHDDIFFKSIYEDEN; from the coding sequence GTGAACAGTGTAAAAGAGGCTCTTAGAACACTAATAAAAGGTGAAAATGATGCCGTTGCTCTTTACAAACAGTTTTTCGAACAGGCTAAAAAAGAAAATCTACATAATATAGCACTTCTTTTTGAGGCTCTTGTTATGGCTGAGAAGATTCATATAAAAAATCACTTCAGTGCGTTAGATGAGGAATTTATTCCTGAAAAGAGTAAAAACCAGAGTATAGGAACTACCCTTGAAAACTTAAATACAGCCCTAACAGGGGAAGTTAGAGAGAACAAAGAGTTATATCCTAGACTAATTAAAAGTATTAAAAAAGATATTAATACCCAGTATGGAAAGGTTGCTAAACTTTCAATGATGTGGGCAAAAAACGTTGAAAAAGAGCATGCCAAACTCTTGAAAAAAGCTTTTAAGTCCTTAAAAAAAGGTAATGATATAAAATTACATTCCATCTCTATTTGTCAAGTTTGTGGAAATATAGTTGTTAATAAAAACTCACAAAAGGTTTGTGATGTATGTGGACACGATGATATCTTTTTCAAAAGTATTTATGAGGATGAAAATTGA
- a CDS encoding chemotaxis protein CheX: MDSTIINPFLKTTITTFTQMFNVQPVLGKPFLVKQQLTHQWSISGIIGIVGDIEGILVIRLTQDLALKLLNQTGMDYDNEEECSEMKRGLVAEIANVISGNALPLLKANKLDITPPIVIQGDNHTISWPSNSPKIGIPFSSEMGDFEIQISITS; encoded by the coding sequence ATGGATAGTACAATAATTAACCCTTTTCTTAAAACTACTATTACCACTTTTACACAGATGTTTAACGTTCAGCCCGTATTAGGGAAACCTTTTTTAGTTAAGCAGCAACTAACTCATCAATGGAGTATATCTGGTATTATTGGAATAGTAGGCGACATAGAAGGTATTTTAGTAATTAGGTTAACACAGGATTTAGCATTAAAATTGTTAAACCAAACAGGTATGGACTACGATAATGAAGAAGAGTGTAGTGAAATGAAAAGAGGTTTAGTCGCTGAGATTGCTAATGTTATTTCAGGAAATGCTTTGCCACTATTAAAAGCCAATAAGTTAGATATAACTCCTCCAATTGTAATACAAGGAGATAATCATACTATATCGTGGCCTAGCAATTCACCCAAAATAGGAATTCCTTTTTCGTCAGAAATGGGTGATTTTGAGATTCAAATAAGTATTACATCCTAA